In Phyllopteryx taeniolatus isolate TA_2022b chromosome 8, UOR_Ptae_1.2, whole genome shotgun sequence, one genomic interval encodes:
- the zgc:172282 gene encoding leucine-rich repeat and fibronectin type III domain-containing protein 1-like protein isoform X2: protein MERLWLSLLLLVAAGCKGQQCPKRCMCQSLSPSLAILCSKTGLLFVPVAIDRRTVELRLQENFITAVRRKDFANMTSLLHLTLSRNTISQLLPSAFSDLRRLRALHLDSNRLTVIKDDHFKGLTNLRHLILANNQLHSISPHAFDDFLSTLEDLDLSYNNLAEVPWDTVGRLTNVNTLNMDHNLIENVPQGVFTNLHKLARLDMTSNKLKKIPPDPLFLRIPVYAKSKGSPLSSLVLSFGGNPLHCNCELLWLRRLTREDDLETCASPQDLSAKYFWTIPEEEFICDPPVLTRKSPQTVTMEGHPASLKCKANGDPEPEVHWISPAGRLISNGTRTLVFPNGSLEINVTSLKDAGNYTCIASNAAGESTGRVELVVRPMPHLANSTSRSRDPSEAREPAPSDILTSSKVLMPNNETRAGDRRVSLVELTGNSALIRWSSQTPMSGVRMFQVQYNSSGDDTLVYRMIPSSTNDFLVRDLAAGRSYDLCVLAVFDDVVTSLTATRPLGCLSFTTDTEFSQCQALHSHFLGGTMIIIIGGIIVASVLVFIIILMIRYKVYSHQGTAHGKAAISTTVPRQQSNGQGGQAQVLPRSASEMTDSQDEAAVGPSGAVSPCDTLRDTVALVVEEASGRNIMIRTDSTANEELLSPSKARFSSRVAIEMKNRPPSVAKEPTSPKELAEP from the exons ATGGAACGGCTGTGGTTGTCTTTGCTGTTGCTGGTGGCAGCAGGATGCAAGGGGCAGCAGTGTCCAAAACGTTGTATGTGCCAGAGCCTGTCACCATCGCTCGCTATCCTCTGCTCCAAGACAGGCTTGCTATTTGTTCCTGTTGCTATAGACCGACGCACCGTGGAGCTTCGGCTTCAAGAGAACTTCATCACAG CTGTCCGTAGGAAGGACTTTGCCAACATGACCAGCCTGTTGCATCTGACTCTGTCTAGAAACACCATCAGTCAGCTCCTTCCTTCAGCTTTTAGTGACCTGCGGCGACTTAGAGCACTCCATTTAGACTCAAATAGATTAACTGTTATTAAG GATGATCATTTCAAAGGCCTGACTAACCTTCGCCATCTAATTCTGGCCAATAACCAGCTTCACTCCATATCTCCCCATGCTTTTGATGACTTCCTGTCCACACTAGAGGATTTGGACCTCAGCTACAATAATCTCGCAGAAGTTCCTTGGGACACAGTTGGACGCCTAACAAATGTCAATACCTTAAATATGGATCATAACCTCATTGAAAATGTTCCCCAAGGAGTTTTCACCAACCTACACAAGCTTGCCAG GCTGGACATGACATCcaacaaactgaaaaaaattccTCCTGACCCTCTGTTCCTGAGGATCCCGGTTTATGCAAAATCCAAAGGCAGTCCCCTGTCATCCTTGGTTTTGAGTTTTGGTGGAAACCCTCTCCATTGCAATTGTGAACTTCTGTGGTTGAGAAGACTGACCCGAGAGGATGACTTGGAGACGTGTGCTTCACCCCAAGACCTTAGTGCCAAATACTTCTGGACAATACCTGAAGAG GAATTTATCTGTGATCCGCCAGTGTTAACCCGCAAGTCACCTCAAACTGTGACTATGGAGGGCCACCCTGCCAGTCTCAAATGTAAAGCAAATGGGGATCCAGAACCAGAAGTCCACTGGATCAGTCCTGCCGGGCGACTAATATCTAATGGGACAAG AACACTGGTTTTCCCGAATGGAAGCTTGGAGATCAATGTCACCTCTCTAAAGGATGCAGGGAACTATACCTGCATTGCCTCAAATGCGGCAGGTGAATCCACAGGAAGAGTGGAACTGGTTGTTAGACCAATGCCCCATCTGGCAAACAGCACAAGCCGTAGCAGAGACCCGTCAGAGGCCAGAGAACCTGCTCCTTCTGACATCCTAACCTCGTCTAAAGTCTTGATGCCTAACAATGAGACGAGAGCAGGAGATCGCAGGGTTTCCTTGGTGGAGCTGACAGGAAACTCTGCCCTCATTAGATGGAGCAGTCAGACACCTATGTCAGGAGTCAGGATGTTCCAGGTCCAATACAACAGTTCAGGGGATGACACATTGGTGTACAG GATGATTCCCTCCAGCACCAATGACTTCCTGGTTCGTGACCTCGCTGCTGGGAGAAGCTACGACCTGTGCGTCCTTGCCGTGTTCGACGATGTCGTCACCTCACTGACTGCAACACGTCCTCTGGGTTGCTTGTCATTCACGACAGACACAGAATTCAGCCAGTGTCAGGCATTACACAGTCACTTCTTGGGAGGGACtatgatcatcatcatcggcGGAATTATAGTGGCTTCTGTtctggtttttattattatcctgATGATAAGATACAAGGTTTATAGCCACCAAGGGACAGCCCATGGAAAAGCTGCCATTTCAACAACTGTGCCAAGACAGCAGAGCAATGGGCAAGGGGGTCAGGCCCAAGTCCTGCCTCGCTCTGCTTCAGAAATGACTGACAGTCAGGACGAGGCAGCAGTGGGCCCATCTGGGGCCGTGTCACCTTGCGACACCCTGAGAGACACTGTTGCATTGGTTGTGGAGGAGGCTAGTGGGCGCAACATCATGATACGGACTGATTCTACGGCCAATGAGGAGTTGCTCTCACCCAGTAAGGCCCGCTTCAGCTCCAGGGTGGCCATTGAGATGAAAAACAGACCGCCATCTGTCGCCAAAGAGCCCACCTCCCCCAAGGAACTGGCAG AACCCTGA
- the zgc:172282 gene encoding leucine-rich repeat and fibronectin type III domain-containing protein 1-like protein isoform X1, translated as MERLWLSLLLLVAAGCKGQQCPKRCMCQSLSPSLAILCSKTGLLFVPVAIDRRTVELRLQENFITAVRRKDFANMTSLLHLTLSRNTISQLLPSAFSDLRRLRALHLDSNRLTVIKDDHFKGLTNLRHLILANNQLHSISPHAFDDFLSTLEDLDLSYNNLAEVPWDTVGRLTNVNTLNMDHNLIENVPQGVFTNLHKLARLDMTSNKLKKIPPDPLFLRIPVYAKSKGSPLSSLVLSFGGNPLHCNCELLWLRRLTREDDLETCASPQDLSAKYFWTIPEEEFICDPPVLTRKSPQTVTMEGHPASLKCKANGDPEPEVHWISPAGRLISNGTRTLVFPNGSLEINVTSLKDAGNYTCIASNAAGESTGRVELVVRPMPHLANSTSRSRDPSEAREPAPSDILTSSKVLMPNNETRAGDRRVSLVELTGNSALIRWSSQTPMSGVRMFQVQYNSSGDDTLVYRMIPSSTNDFLVRDLAAGRSYDLCVLAVFDDVVTSLTATRPLGCLSFTTDTEFSQCQALHSHFLGGTMIIIIGGIIVASVLVFIIILMIRYKVYSHQGTAHGKAAISTTVPRQQSNGQGGQAQVLPRSASEMTDSQDEAAVGPSGAVSPCDTLRDTVALVVEEASGRNIMIRTDSTANEELLSPSKARFSSRVAIEMKNRPPSVAKEPTSPKELADEGQPRSVEWRHFKI; from the exons ATGGAACGGCTGTGGTTGTCTTTGCTGTTGCTGGTGGCAGCAGGATGCAAGGGGCAGCAGTGTCCAAAACGTTGTATGTGCCAGAGCCTGTCACCATCGCTCGCTATCCTCTGCTCCAAGACAGGCTTGCTATTTGTTCCTGTTGCTATAGACCGACGCACCGTGGAGCTTCGGCTTCAAGAGAACTTCATCACAG CTGTCCGTAGGAAGGACTTTGCCAACATGACCAGCCTGTTGCATCTGACTCTGTCTAGAAACACCATCAGTCAGCTCCTTCCTTCAGCTTTTAGTGACCTGCGGCGACTTAGAGCACTCCATTTAGACTCAAATAGATTAACTGTTATTAAG GATGATCATTTCAAAGGCCTGACTAACCTTCGCCATCTAATTCTGGCCAATAACCAGCTTCACTCCATATCTCCCCATGCTTTTGATGACTTCCTGTCCACACTAGAGGATTTGGACCTCAGCTACAATAATCTCGCAGAAGTTCCTTGGGACACAGTTGGACGCCTAACAAATGTCAATACCTTAAATATGGATCATAACCTCATTGAAAATGTTCCCCAAGGAGTTTTCACCAACCTACACAAGCTTGCCAG GCTGGACATGACATCcaacaaactgaaaaaaattccTCCTGACCCTCTGTTCCTGAGGATCCCGGTTTATGCAAAATCCAAAGGCAGTCCCCTGTCATCCTTGGTTTTGAGTTTTGGTGGAAACCCTCTCCATTGCAATTGTGAACTTCTGTGGTTGAGAAGACTGACCCGAGAGGATGACTTGGAGACGTGTGCTTCACCCCAAGACCTTAGTGCCAAATACTTCTGGACAATACCTGAAGAG GAATTTATCTGTGATCCGCCAGTGTTAACCCGCAAGTCACCTCAAACTGTGACTATGGAGGGCCACCCTGCCAGTCTCAAATGTAAAGCAAATGGGGATCCAGAACCAGAAGTCCACTGGATCAGTCCTGCCGGGCGACTAATATCTAATGGGACAAG AACACTGGTTTTCCCGAATGGAAGCTTGGAGATCAATGTCACCTCTCTAAAGGATGCAGGGAACTATACCTGCATTGCCTCAAATGCGGCAGGTGAATCCACAGGAAGAGTGGAACTGGTTGTTAGACCAATGCCCCATCTGGCAAACAGCACAAGCCGTAGCAGAGACCCGTCAGAGGCCAGAGAACCTGCTCCTTCTGACATCCTAACCTCGTCTAAAGTCTTGATGCCTAACAATGAGACGAGAGCAGGAGATCGCAGGGTTTCCTTGGTGGAGCTGACAGGAAACTCTGCCCTCATTAGATGGAGCAGTCAGACACCTATGTCAGGAGTCAGGATGTTCCAGGTCCAATACAACAGTTCAGGGGATGACACATTGGTGTACAG GATGATTCCCTCCAGCACCAATGACTTCCTGGTTCGTGACCTCGCTGCTGGGAGAAGCTACGACCTGTGCGTCCTTGCCGTGTTCGACGATGTCGTCACCTCACTGACTGCAACACGTCCTCTGGGTTGCTTGTCATTCACGACAGACACAGAATTCAGCCAGTGTCAGGCATTACACAGTCACTTCTTGGGAGGGACtatgatcatcatcatcggcGGAATTATAGTGGCTTCTGTtctggtttttattattatcctgATGATAAGATACAAGGTTTATAGCCACCAAGGGACAGCCCATGGAAAAGCTGCCATTTCAACAACTGTGCCAAGACAGCAGAGCAATGGGCAAGGGGGTCAGGCCCAAGTCCTGCCTCGCTCTGCTTCAGAAATGACTGACAGTCAGGACGAGGCAGCAGTGGGCCCATCTGGGGCCGTGTCACCTTGCGACACCCTGAGAGACACTGTTGCATTGGTTGTGGAGGAGGCTAGTGGGCGCAACATCATGATACGGACTGATTCTACGGCCAATGAGGAGTTGCTCTCACCCAGTAAGGCCCGCTTCAGCTCCAGGGTGGCCATTGAGATGAAAAACAGACCGCCATCTGTCGCCAAAGAGCCCACCTCCCCCAAGGAACTGGCAG ATGAAGGACAGCCTCGTAGTGTCGAGTGGAGACATTTTAAGATCTGA